A part of Fusarium oxysporum Fo47 chromosome III, complete sequence genomic DNA contains:
- a CDS encoding uncharacterized protein (domain of unknown function-domain containing protein), protein MNSNEFIENESVLGSDEMWSTPATQSKPRPMPIYQGFSFCGAENFSSVPSWDSSSVSFQQTPSETMSRPGSMHQDFYPPTTMDNSSWMEKQVEDQFDLHGMDYDMTMGMSSFTTDEAIPVLDLKQGTLVEEDLMAIDDGSKQRRMSGSSFSMSTSGAFSDMPLDDFSAALSEAPSFSSDYPPPSNRTSMMSSTQLSPVASPRMTPQSRTDLVRTQSRGRGASPSPRPSNVRSAPYSVEGPRLKRWSTGTYNTSANRKPAQYIYHACPDVYNSHQHMYSGHSSPAIGATPLPLNYGNLQAMQQAPFVVPSTPVYQRNSMLLPTQLPSQMAQQQPWQTDVNHFAPPQPLLSHGLFRMLQSNGDAACLNGHYTDLSDPPELYAALREEQIPPPPEDMNPEDPDMIPREQELRFEGDLYTPRWVRGHGNKREGWCGICKPGRWLVLKNSAFWYDKSFSHGISAATGSSFQEPQQKRRMDGNPDVWEGLCGSCEQWIALVSSKKKGTTWFRHAYKCHTHLKVKDTPKRRRESSNARALAMSTMAKPKTEVQHQRPMTPQMPASSMELATTPRPSTMSQITSHPQVTSVLAPQEHYTIDPMSGNVLTTEPFPNMI, encoded by the exons ATGAACTCAAACGAATTTATCGAAAACGAATCCGTGCTGGGCTCGGACGAGATGTGGTCAACACCAGCTACTCAGTCTAAGCCTCGCCCTATGCCCATCTATCAGGGATTCTCTTTCTGCGGTGCCGAGAACTTCTCATCAGTACCATCTTGGGACTCATCTTCAGTTTCATTCCAGCAAACCCCCAGTGAGACCATGTCACGTCCCGGATCTATGCATCAAGACTTTTACCCTCCTACAACGATGGATAACT CATCGTGGATGGAAAAGCAAGTCGAAGATCAATTTGATCTTCACGGCATGGACTACGATATGACCATGGGAATGAGCTCTTTCACAACCGATGAAGCCATCCCTGTTCTTGACCTGAAGCAGGGAACACTTGTCGAGGAAGATCTGATGGCCATTGATGATGGTTCAAAACAGCGTCGAATGTCCGGTTCTTCCTTTTCGATGTCCACTTCTGGAGCCTTCTCCGACATGCCTCTCGATGATTTCTCGGCAGCGCTCTCTGAGGCGCCTTCCTTCAGCTCTGACTATCCACCTCCTTCTAACCGCACTTCCATGATGTCTTCCACCCAACTTTCGCCCGTTGCCTCGCCGCGAATGACTCCTCAGTCGAGGACCGACCTTGTGAGGACTCAGAGTCGTGGCCGCGGTGCTTCTCCGTCTCCTCGACCCAGCAATGTTCGATCTGCTCCCTACAGCGTCGAGGGGCCAAGACTCAAGCGATGGTCTACTGGTACTTACAACACCTCGGCGAACCGCAAGCCTGCCCAGTACATTTACCATGCTTGCCCGGATGTCTACAACAGCCACCAGCACATGTACTCCGGCCACTCTTCTCCTGCCATCGGTGCCACTCCTCTGCCTCTCAACTATGGCAACCTCCAGGCCATGCAACAAGCACCTTTCGTTGTTCCCAGCACCCCCGTCTACCAGAGAAACAGCATGTTGCTTCCGACTCAGCTTCCATCCCAGATGgcccagcagcagccttggcaaaCCGACGTCAACCATTTCGCCCCGCCTCAGCCACTTCTGTCTCACGGTCTTTTCAGAATGCTTCAGAGCAACGGAGATGCCGCTTGCCTCAACGGTCACTACACCGACCTTTCTGACCCTCCTGAGCTGTACGCGGCTCTCCGAGAAGAGCAGATCCCTCCACCTCCTGAGGACATGAACCCCGAGGATCCCGATATGATCCCCCGCGAGCAGGAGTTGCGATTTGAAGGCGACCTTTACACCCCTAGATGGGTTCGAGGCCACGGCAACAAGCGAGAGGGCTGGTGTGGAATCTGCAAGCCTGGACGATGGCTCGTGCTGAAGAACTCTGCCTTCTGGTATGATAAGTCTTTCTCTCACGGCATTAGCGCCGCCACCGGAAGTTCGTTCCAGGAACCCCAACAAAAGCGACGCATGGATGGAAACCCTGATGTTTGGGAGGGTCTCTGTGGTAGCTGCGAGCAGTGGATTGCCCTTGtcagcagcaagaagaagggaaccACCTGGTTCAGACACGCGTACAAG TGTCACACACATCTCAAGGTGAAAGATACACCTAAGCGTCGCCGCGAAAGCAGCAACGCCAGGGCGCTGGCCATGTCGACCATGGCAAAGCCCAAGACTGAagttcaacatcaacgaccCATGACGCCCCAGATGCCTGCCTCCTCGATGGAGCTTGCCACTACGCCTAGACCCTCTACTATGTCCCAGATCACGTCTCACCCTCAAGTCACCTCTGTTCTCGCTCCCCAGGAGCACTACACCATTGATCCGATGTCTGGAAACGTCCTTACGACTGAGCCATTTCCGAACATGATTTAA
- a CDS encoding uncharacterized protein (expressed protein) — protein MKFAAALLVLATSALANNIRRGGDEYESPDYESGKDYETGENEYGQDEGYGEKGGYKHEVKEVAVTYTTTTVCPITYTHYKEGTTYCETKLITSTLVVAETKTVDVTVKEPDVTKHYTDVDYVTRTTVCPVTQTKTVAGEVITEVYTTTSVIYDVVKSTDYEHVKQPDVTKHETDVIYKTRTTVCPVTVTKTIAGEVVTQTYTTTSVIEEVVKSTDYEHVKQPDVTKHETDVVYRTRTTVCPVTVTKTIAGEVVTQTYTTTSVIEEVVKSTDYEHVKQPDVTKHETDVVYRTRTTVCPVTVTKTIAGEVVTQTYTTTSVIEEVVKSTDYEHVKQPDVTKHETDVVYRTRTTVCPVTVTKTIAGEVVTQTYTTTSVIEEVVKSTDYEHVKQPDVTKFETDVIYHTKTNVYPVTVTNTIAGEVITKVYTSTEYVVEKVHTTVYDQVKKPDVTKHETDVVYHTKYEVYPVTVTKTVEGEVITNVITSTSVIVEKVATTVPVVETIVKTIGKGEVVTQYSKVYHTVGGGTVYETVAPQPTTVQAPETEVVTQPEVTVPATPTIAPKPVATGAATAKKAPVFAFMAGILGAVALI, from the exons atgaagttcGCTGCTGCTCTTCTGGTCTTGGCCACCTCGGCCCTGGCTAACAACATCCGGCGGGGAGGAGATGAGTACGAGAGCCCAGACTATGAGAGCGGAAAAGACTACGAGACTGGCGAGAACGAGTACGGACAAGACGAAGGATACGGAGAGAAGGGCGGCTATAAGCACGAGGTTAAGGAGGTCGCCGTGACCTACACCACTACAACCGTCTGCCCTATCACCTATACTCATTACAAGGAGGGAAC CACCTACTGTGAGACCAAGCTCATAACCTCAACACTCGTTGTTGCTGAGACCAAGACTGTCGATGTCACAGTCAAGGAGCCTGATGTCACCAAGCACTACACTGATGTCGACTACGTTACCAGAACAACAGTGTGCCCTGTGACCCAGACCAAGACTGTTGCTGGAGAGGTCATTACCGAGGTCTACACGACCACCAGCGTCATCTACGACGTTGTCAAGTCTACCGACTATGAGCACGTTAAGCAGCCCGATGTGACAAAGCATGAGACCGATGTCATTTATAAGACACGAACTACTGTCTGCCCTGTGACAGTTACTAAGACCATCGCCGGTGAGGTTGTCACTCAGACATATACAACTACCAGCGTCATCGAGGAGGTCGTCAAGTCTACCGACTATGAGCACGTTAAGCAGCCCGATGTGACCAAGCATGAGACCGATGTCGTTTACAGGACACGAACTACTGTCTGCCCTGTGACAGTTACTAAGACCATCGCCGGTGAGGTTGTCACTCAGACATACACGACTACCAGCGTCATCGAGGAGGTCGTCAAGTCTACCGACTATGAGCACGTTAAGCAGCCCGATGTGACCAAGCATGAGACCGATGTCGTTTATAGGACACGAACTACTGTCTGCCCTGTGACAGTTACTAAGACCATCGCCGGTGAGGTTGTCACTCAGACATACACGACTACCAGCGTCATCGAGGAGGTCGTCAAGTCTACTGACTACGAGCATGTCAAGCAGCCCGACGTAACTAAGCATGAGACCGATGTTGTTTACAGGACACGAACTACTGTTTGCCCTGTGACAGTCACTAAGACCATCGCTGGTGAGGTTGTCACTCAGACATACACAACCACCAGCGTCATCGAGGAGGTCGTCAAGTCGACTGACTACGAGCACGTTAAGCAGCCCGATGTGACCAAGTTCGAGACCGATGTTATCTACCACACCAAGACCAATGTCTACCCAGTCACCGTCACCAACACTATTGCCGGCGAGGTCATCACCAAGGTCTACACCTCTACTGAGTacgttgttgagaaggtccACACCACCGTATACGACCAGGTCAAGAAGCCCGATGTTACCAAGCACGAGACAGATGTTGTCTACCACACCAAGTACGAGGTTTATCCCGTCACTGTCACCAAGACCGTTGAGGGTGAGGTTATCACCAACGTTATCACTTCCACTTCTGTCATCGTCGAAAAGGTTGCCACTACCGTGCCCGTTGTCGAGACCATCGTCAAGACCATTGGCAAGGGCGAGGTCGTCACCCAGTACTCCAAGGTTTACCACACCGTAGGTGGCGGTACCGTCTACGAGACTGTCGCTCCTCAGCCCACCACTGTCCAGGCTCCCGAGACCGAGGTCGTCACCCAGCCTGAGGTCACCGTCCCTGCCACTCCCACCATCGCCCCTAAACCCGTTGCTACTGGCGCTGCCACCGCCAAAAAGGCTCCCGTCTTTGCCTTCATGGCTGGTATCCTCGGTGCCGTCGCTCTCATCTAA